A window of Clostridium botulinum BKT015925 contains these coding sequences:
- a CDS encoding nucleotidyltransferase family protein: MKFSMDMYCVSDDATIKDAMESIDKNLIGAVFITNKDKKVIGVVTDGNVRRAILKGYTIADSVKNIYHNDFKYVNNLVSKQKVKEKMLKYNIRQLPLLDEQGKLIDLYFLDHIISYDKKDNYVFILAGGLGTRLRPLTEKIPKPMLKIGGKPMLERIIEQFKGYGFVNFIISINYRGEIIEDYFKDGSDFDVNIQYVREEKKLGTAGSINLAKEKFNKDFLVINGDILTGIDFETMLNHHIENKFDITAGARNYEMKVPYGVMITEDKIIKSLEEKPTYNFYINSGVYVLSKNVINYIPKDTEYNMTDLIEDVIKAGGRCGTYNITEYWSDIGHIEDFKKANEDVNKFF, translated from the coding sequence GTGAAGTTTTCAATGGATATGTATTGTGTATCAGATGATGCAACAATAAAAGATGCAATGGAATCAATTGATAAAAACTTAATAGGAGCTGTTTTTATTACAAACAAAGATAAAAAGGTAATTGGTGTTGTAACAGACGGAAATGTAAGAAGAGCTATATTGAAAGGTTATACTATAGCGGATAGTGTAAAAAATATATATCATAATGATTTTAAATATGTAAATAACCTTGTTAGTAAACAGAAAGTTAAAGAAAAAATGTTAAAATATAATATAAGACAGTTACCTTTATTAGATGAACAAGGTAAGCTAATTGATTTATATTTTTTGGATCATATTATATCATATGATAAAAAAGATAATTATGTTTTCATTTTAGCAGGAGGACTTGGTACTAGATTAAGACCCCTTACAGAAAAGATACCAAAACCTATGTTGAAAATAGGTGGAAAACCTATGCTTGAAAGAATAATTGAACAATTTAAAGGATATGGGTTTGTGAACTTTATAATTTCTATAAATTATAGAGGTGAAATTATAGAAGATTACTTTAAAGATGGTAGTGATTTTGATGTTAATATACAGTATGTAAGAGAAGAAAAAAAATTAGGTACAGCGGGCTCTATAAATCTAGCTAAAGAAAAATTTAATAAGGATTTCTTAGTTATAAATGGAGATATATTAACAGGAATAGACTTTGAAACTATGTTAAATCATCATATAGAAAATAAATTTGATATTACTGCAGGAGCTAGAAATTATGAAATGAAAGTTCCATATGGAGTAATGATTACAGAGGATAAGATTATAAAGTCGCTAGAAGAAAAACCAACCTATAATTTTTATATTAACAGTGGTGTATATGTACTTAGTAAAAATGTCATTAATTATATACCTAAGGATACAGAATATAATATGACTGATTTAATAGAAGATGTTATAAAAGCTGGTGGAAGATGTGGAACTTATAATATAACTGAATATTGGTCTGATATAGGTCATATTGAAGACTTTAAAAAGGCTAATGAAGATGTAAATAAGTTTTTCTAA
- the neuB gene encoding N-acetylneuraminate synthase yields the protein MIKIRNKIIGKTIQNNYNCFVIAEAGVNHNGSIVLAKKLVDKAVEAGVDAVKFQTFKSEKLVTGYASMAKYQKDNIGIEESQFNMLKKLELSYDEFTELKKYCDEKNIIFMSTPFDFESAKFLNSIGVEVFKISSGDLTNIPLLEYIAEFNKPMILSSGMATLGEVEDAVSAIRNKELEDIAVLHCTSNYPAQISSVNLNAMNTIKNAFNVIGGYSDHTKGISIPIAASALGAEIIEKHFTLDKEMEGPDHKASLNPEELKEMVQEIRNVQLALGNGIKTFTENEIDTMRVARKSIVAKNFIKKGEIIVKEDLDYKRPGDGLSPKYYKYIIGKKASKDISIDTQITLESVEK from the coding sequence ATGATTAAAATAAGAAATAAAATTATCGGTAAAACTATACAAAATAATTATAATTGTTTTGTAATAGCTGAGGCTGGAGTTAATCATAATGGAAGTATTGTGCTTGCAAAAAAGTTAGTTGATAAAGCAGTGGAGGCAGGAGTAGATGCAGTTAAATTTCAAACTTTCAAAAGTGAGAAATTAGTTACAGGTTATGCATCAATGGCTAAGTATCAAAAAGATAACATAGGTATAGAAGAAAGTCAGTTTAATATGTTAAAAAAACTAGAGTTATCTTATGATGAATTTACTGAGTTGAAAAAATATTGTGATGAAAAAAATATTATATTTATGTCTACGCCGTTTGATTTTGAGAGTGCTAAATTTTTAAACTCTATTGGTGTGGAAGTATTTAAAATAAGTTCTGGAGATTTAACTAATATACCATTATTGGAGTATATAGCTGAATTTAATAAACCTATGATACTTTCATCAGGTATGGCTACACTAGGGGAAGTTGAAGATGCCGTTAGTGCTATAAGAAATAAAGAACTAGAAGATATAGCGGTATTGCATTGTACATCTAATTATCCTGCGCAAATAAGTTCTGTAAACTTAAACGCTATGAATACAATAAAAAATGCTTTTAATGTTATTGGTGGATACTCAGATCATACTAAAGGGATTTCAATACCAATAGCAGCGTCGGCACTTGGAGCCGAAATAATAGAAAAGCATTTTACTTTAGATAAAGAGATGGAAGGGCCAGATCATAAGGCATCTTTAAATCCAGAAGAATTAAAAGAAATGGTACAAGAAATAAGGAATGTTCAATTAGCATTGGGAAATGGTATAAAAACTTTTACAGAAAATGAAATAGATACTATGAGAGTTGCAAGAAAAAGTATAGTAGCTAAAAATTTCATTAAAAAAGGTGAAATTATAGTTAAAGAAGATTTAGATTATAAAAGACCTGGAGATGGACTTTCACCTAAATATTATAAGTATATAATTGGAAAAAAAGCTAGTAAAGATATATCAATAGATACTCAAATAACTTTAGAGTCGGTAGAAAAATAA
- the neuC gene encoding UDP-N-acetylglucosamine 2-epimerase codes for MKRKIAVITGTRADYGIYYSVLKAIENHKGLELHLIVCGMHLSPEFGMTINEIEKDGFKIDDKIDTILSSDSGGAMAKSIGITLMGLTQSLDRIKPDVLLILGDRGEMMAGALAAIHMNIPVAHIHGGEVTGTVDESIRHSITKLSHIHFPANEDSRERIIKMGEKKENVYVVGAPGIDYIKNTKYLSREEVLGRFNLKDDKIFILTQHPVTTEKDMVVEQIEETLSAIVELGIQTIVSYPNSDNGGREIIKVIEKYREKYDFLKVFKNLSQVEYLSLLNTADIMIGNSSSGIIEAPSFKLPVINIGTRQQGRLRACNIIDVGYNRKEILNAIDKVLYNEQFREELKKCENPYGDGYSGERIADILSKIEINQQLIQKRITY; via the coding sequence GTGAAGAGAAAAATAGCAGTAATAACAGGAACGAGAGCGGATTATGGGATATATTACTCAGTTTTAAAAGCTATAGAAAACCATAAAGGTTTAGAATTACATTTAATAGTATGTGGAATGCATCTTTCGCCTGAATTTGGAATGACAATAAATGAAATAGAAAAAGATGGATTTAAAATAGATGATAAAATAGATACAATTTTATCATCTGACTCAGGTGGAGCTATGGCTAAATCTATAGGAATAACTTTGATGGGATTGACTCAAAGCCTAGATAGAATAAAACCTGATGTTTTATTAATATTAGGTGATAGAGGAGAAATGATGGCTGGAGCACTTGCTGCAATTCATATGAATATACCGGTAGCTCATATACATGGTGGGGAAGTTACAGGTACAGTAGATGAATCTATAAGGCATTCTATAACAAAACTTTCACATATACATTTTCCTGCTAATGAAGATAGTAGAGAAAGAATAATAAAAATGGGTGAAAAAAAAGAGAATGTCTATGTAGTTGGAGCACCAGGAATAGATTATATAAAAAATACAAAGTACCTTTCAAGAGAAGAGGTATTAGGAAGATTTAATTTAAAAGATGATAAGATTTTTATACTTACACAACATCCAGTTACCACAGAAAAGGATATGGTAGTCGAGCAAATAGAGGAAACGCTAAGTGCTATTGTGGAGCTTGGCATTCAAACAATAGTTTCTTATCCTAATAGTGATAATGGTGGAAGAGAAATAATAAAGGTTATTGAAAAATATAGAGAAAAATATGATTTTCTTAAAGTATTTAAAAATTTAAGCCAAGTAGAATATTTAAGTCTTCTAAATACTGCGGATATAATGATTGGAAATTCATCATCAGGAATAATAGAAGCGCCAAGTTTTAAATTACCAGTAATAAATATAGGTACAAGACAACAAGGAAGACTTAGAGCTTGCAATATAATAGATGTAGGATATAATAGAAAAGAAATTTTAAATGCAATAGATAAAGTGCTTTATAATGAACAATTTAGAGAAGAGTTAAAAAAATGTGAAAATCCGTATGGAGATGGGTATTCTGGTGAGAGAATAGCCGATATTCTAAGTAAAATAGAGATAAATCAGCAGTTGATACAAAAAAGAATAACTTATTAA
- a CDS encoding acetyltransferase, with protein sequence MDKIILIGAGGHCKVIIDIIKSTRDFKIVGITDANTHEEQILGVPIIGNDDILEDLYYQGVKNAFVCIGSLNNISIRDKIYYKLKKIGFKIPKLIHRDAIVSPYSKISNGTCVMAGAIINAGAIIGENCIINTGSIIEHDCFIDRNTHISPGASLAGGCKVGYNSHIGIGSTVIQGTEIGDNVIIGAGTVVLHDIEDNVTAVGVPSKTIKRR encoded by the coding sequence ATGGATAAAATTATATTAATAGGGGCAGGAGGACATTGCAAAGTAATTATAGATATAATTAAAAGTACAAGAGACTTCAAAATTGTAGGAATTACAGATGCAAATACCCATGAGGAACAAATATTAGGAGTACCTATTATAGGCAATGATGATATTCTTGAAGATTTATATTATCAAGGTGTAAAAAATGCATTCGTTTGTATAGGATCTTTAAATAATATATCTATAAGAGATAAGATTTACTATAAGTTAAAAAAAATAGGGTTTAAAATACCTAAATTAATACATAGAGATGCTATAGTATCACCTTATTCTAAAATTAGTAATGGAACATGTGTTATGGCTGGAGCTATTATAAATGCTGGGGCTATTATAGGTGAAAATTGTATAATAAACACTGGGAGTATAATAGAGCATGATTGTTTTATCGATAGGAATACTCATATTTCCCCTGGAGCTTCATTAGCTGGTGGATGTAAGGTAGGATACAATTCACATATTGGAATCGGAAGTACCGTAATTCAAGGAACTGAAATAGGAGATAATGTGATAATTGGAGCAGGTACTGTTGTACTGCATGATATTGAAGATAATGTTACAGCGGTAGGAGTTCCTTCAAAAACGATAAAGCGTAGGTGA
- a CDS encoding NAD-dependent 4,6-dehydratase LegB, with amino-acid sequence MNWNGKKVLVTGAEGFIGSHLTERLVELGADVTALVQYNSFNNWGWIDTFDKNIKDSIKVITGDVREYDNVKRMVSGQEVIMHLAALIAIPYSYLSPMAYVRTNVEGTTNILEACREEKNIQKIVHTSTSETYGTALYVPIDEKHPMQGQSPYSASKIGADKMAESFYKSFNLPIATIRPFNTYGPRQSARAVIPTIISQILAGKREIKLGSLTPTRDFNYVKDTAEAFVKIAESDKTIGEVINAGSNYEISIGDTVKKIIELIGHDVKVLCDEERIRPEKSEVNRLWADNTKIKNLTEWTPKYSIDEGLAETIEWIKNNMQYFKTDIYNV; translated from the coding sequence ATGAACTGGAATGGAAAAAAAGTTTTAGTTACAGGAGCAGAAGGATTTATAGGAAGTCATTTGACAGAAAGATTAGTTGAACTTGGTGCTGATGTTACAGCACTAGTACAATATAATTCTTTTAATAATTGGGGCTGGATTGACACTTTTGATAAAAATATAAAAGACAGTATTAAAGTAATAACCGGAGATGTTAGAGAATATGACAATGTAAAAAGAATGGTAAGTGGACAAGAAGTGATAATGCATCTTGCAGCTTTAATTGCAATACCATATTCATATTTATCTCCAATGGCGTATGTAAGAACTAATGTAGAAGGAACAACAAATATTTTAGAAGCTTGTAGAGAAGAAAAAAATATTCAAAAAATAGTGCATACTTCAACAAGTGAAACTTATGGAACAGCGCTGTATGTCCCTATAGATGAAAAGCATCCAATGCAAGGGCAGTCACCATATTCAGCATCTAAAATAGGTGCAGATAAAATGGCTGAAAGTTTTTATAAATCATTTAATTTGCCAATTGCAACAATAAGACCTTTTAATACTTATGGACCACGACAATCTGCAAGAGCTGTAATACCTACTATAATATCTCAGATATTAGCAGGAAAAAGAGAAATAAAATTGGGTAGTCTAACTCCAACAAGAGATTTCAATTATGTAAAGGATACAGCAGAGGCTTTTGTAAAAATAGCAGAAAGTGATAAAACTATTGGAGAAGTAATTAATGCTGGTTCTAATTATGAAATTAGTATAGGAGATACAGTTAAGAAAATAATAGAATTAATAGGGCATGATGTTAAAGTTCTTTGTGATGAAGAAAGAATAAGACCAGAAAAAAGTGAAGTAAATAGATTATGGGCAGACAATACAAAAATCAAAAATCTTACTGAGTGGACTCCTAAATACAGTATTGATGAAGGATTAGCAGAAACTATTGAATGGATAAAAAATAATATGCAATATTTTAAAACTGATATATACAATGTTTAA
- a CDS encoding LegC family aminotransferase yields MIPLCIPDIRGNEWKYVKECIDTNWVSSVGSYVNLFEEKFAEYLSAHSAVVTVNGTAAIELALLTLGIGSGDEVIVPSMTFISPVNTVKYVGATPVFCDVCRDTFVMDASKIEELITSKTKAIIPVHIYGHPVDMDKVMKLAKKYNLYVIEDATEALGSKYKGKNVGTIGDIGAFSFNGNKLITTGAGGMFVTNNEEYGKRAKFLSTQTKVVLENKAFYHPEVGYNFRMPNLLAAFGVAQLENIDEYLKIKRENANYYNELLKDVKGITLPVEKEWAKNCYWLYSILVEDDFKITRDELIKILSENGIESRPFFMPVHDMPPYEQCLHGSMDVTNEISAKGINIPSSVSLTKENIEFICSVIKSI; encoded by the coding sequence ATGATACCTTTATGTATACCAGATATTAGAGGGAATGAATGGAAATATGTTAAAGAATGTATTGACACAAACTGGGTTTCATCAGTTGGAAGCTATGTAAATCTTTTTGAAGAAAAGTTTGCAGAGTATTTAAGTGCACATAGTGCTGTTGTAACAGTTAATGGAACAGCAGCTATTGAGCTTGCACTTTTAACATTAGGAATAGGTTCAGGAGATGAAGTAATAGTTCCATCTATGACATTTATATCACCTGTAAACACTGTAAAGTACGTAGGTGCAACACCAGTGTTTTGTGATGTATGTCGAGATACTTTTGTTATGGATGCGAGTAAAATAGAAGAACTTATAACATCTAAAACAAAAGCAATAATACCTGTTCATATATATGGTCATCCTGTAGATATGGATAAAGTAATGAAACTTGCTAAAAAATATAATTTATATGTAATAGAAGATGCAACTGAAGCGTTAGGTTCTAAATATAAGGGAAAAAATGTTGGAACTATAGGTGATATTGGAGCTTTTAGTTTTAATGGAAATAAGCTTATAACAACAGGTGCAGGAGGAATGTTTGTAACAAATAATGAAGAGTACGGCAAGAGAGCTAAGTTTCTATCAACTCAAACAAAAGTAGTTTTAGAAAATAAAGCTTTCTATCATCCAGAAGTAGGATATAACTTTAGAATGCCAAATCTTCTAGCAGCATTTGGAGTTGCACAATTAGAAAATATTGATGAATATTTAAAAATTAAAAGAGAGAATGCAAATTATTATAATGAGTTATTAAAAGATGTAAAAGGAATTACTCTTCCAGTTGAAAAAGAATGGGCTAAAAATTGTTATTGGTTATATTCTATTTTAGTAGAAGATGACTTTAAGATAACAAGAGATGAACTTATTAAGATTTTATCTGAAAATGGTATAGAATCAAGACCATTTTTCATGCCAGTACATGATATGCCTCCGTATGAACAATGCTTACATGGTAGCATGGATGTGACTAATGAAATTTCTGCTAAGGGCATAAATATTCCAAGCTCAGTTTCACTTACTAAAGAAAATATAGAATTTATATGTTCTGTAATTAAATCAATATAA
- a CDS encoding Gfo/Idh/MocA family protein: MSKLKFAIIGCGRISYKHVEGLVNNKEEAVLVATCDVDIEKANAKKDEYIEKMGEDLKVSTYEDYKEMLEKEDIDVVTIATESGYHPEIAIYAMKKGKHTVVEKPMALSIDDANEMIKVAKENNVKLAICHQNRFNKPIQELREALENNRFGRLINGTARILWNRNEGYYKQAPWRGTWKLDGGTLMNQCIHNIDLLQWMMGGEIDTVYAQCDNFLRDIEAEDFGAIVVRFKNGAIGIIEGTACVFPKNLEETLSVFGEKGTVCIGGLAVNKIETWRFEDGKENEEEQILKAQEGDPDSVYGKGHTPLFKNVIDAINNDVEPLINGEQGKRAMAIILAAYKSRLTGMPVKFPFDNFSTLDMEKAFPKKNR, translated from the coding sequence ATGTCAAAATTAAAGTTTGCAATTATTGGTTGTGGAAGAATTTCATATAAACATGTTGAAGGATTAGTAAATAATAAAGAAGAAGCTGTACTTGTAGCTACTTGTGACGTTGATATAGAAAAAGCTAATGCTAAAAAAGATGAATACATAGAAAAAATGGGTGAAGACCTTAAAGTAAGTACATATGAAGATTATAAAGAAATGCTTGAAAAAGAAGATATAGATGTAGTTACAATAGCTACAGAAAGTGGATATCATCCTGAAATTGCTATTTATGCAATGAAAAAAGGAAAGCATACTGTAGTTGAAAAGCCAATGGCTTTATCAATAGATGATGCAAATGAAATGATAAAGGTTGCAAAAGAGAATAACGTTAAACTTGCAATATGTCATCAAAACAGATTTAATAAACCAATCCAAGAATTAAGAGAAGCTTTAGAAAATAATAGATTTGGAAGACTTATAAACGGTACTGCAAGAATTCTATGGAATAGAAATGAAGGATATTACAAACAAGCTCCATGGAGAGGAACTTGGAAACTTGATGGTGGTACATTAATGAATCAATGTATACATAATATAGATTTACTTCAATGGATGATGGGTGGAGAAATCGATACTGTATATGCTCAATGTGATAACTTTTTAAGAGACATAGAAGCAGAAGATTTTGGTGCAATAGTAGTTCGTTTCAAAAATGGTGCTATTGGAATAATAGAAGGAACAGCATGTGTATTTCCTAAAAACTTAGAAGAAACTTTAAGTGTATTTGGAGAAAAGGGAACAGTATGCATAGGTGGTCTTGCTGTTAACAAAATAGAAACTTGGAGATTTGAAGACGGAAAAGAAAATGAAGAAGAACAAATATTAAAAGCTCAAGAGGGAGATCCAGATTCAGTATACGGAAAAGGTCATACTCCATTATTTAAAAATGTTATAGATGCAATAAACAATGATGTTGAACCTTTAATAAATGGAGAACAAGGCAAGAGAGCTATGGCAATAATTCTTGCTGCTTACAAATCAAGACTTACTGGAATGCCTGTAAAATTTCCATTTGATAATTTTTCAACTTTAGATATGGAAAAAGCTTTTCCAAAGAAAAATAGATAG
- a CDS encoding cytidylyltransferase domain-containing protein gives MYKDKKILAIIPARGGSKGIHHKNIMKICNKPLIAYSIEAANESKYIDYILVSTDDEDIKDVSLEYGAKVPFLRPKEISDDKAKSIDVVLHAIDYLKKYNEEFDYVVLLQPTSPLRTMEDIDKGIENIINSKVDSLISICECDENPVLMRTIENNKLNTIFEFKGDNLRRQELPKFYIFNGALYINKVDMLLNEKAFVNEDTMPFIMDRYKSIDIDNMLDAKIVELILKENKND, from the coding sequence GTGTATAAAGATAAAAAAATATTAGCTATAATTCCAGCTAGAGGTGGTTCAAAAGGTATACATCATAAAAATATAATGAAAATTTGCAATAAACCATTAATAGCTTATTCAATTGAGGCTGCAAATGAATCTAAATATATTGATTATATATTAGTATCAACAGACGATGAAGATATAAAAGATGTTTCATTAGAATATGGAGCTAAGGTTCCTTTTTTAAGACCTAAAGAAATATCTGATGATAAAGCTAAGTCTATTGATGTAGTTTTACATGCTATAGATTATTTAAAAAAGTATAATGAAGAATTTGATTATGTAGTATTACTTCAGCCAACGTCTCCACTTAGAACAATGGAGGATATAGATAAGGGAATAGAGAATATTATAAATAGCAAAGTTGATTCTCTTATAAGTATATGTGAATGTGATGAAAATCCAGTGCTTATGAGAACAATTGAGAATAATAAATTAAATACAATTTTTGAATTTAAAGGGGACAACTTAAGAAGACAAGAATTACCTAAATTTTATATTTTTAACGGAGCTTTATATATTAATAAAGTAGATATGTTATTAAATGAAAAAGCGTTTGTAAATGAAGATACAATGCCATTTATCATGGATAGATACAAATCCATTGACATAGATAACATGCTAGATGCTAAAATTGTAGAACTAATTTTAAAGGAGAACAAAAATGATTAA
- a CDS encoding nucleotide sugar dehydrogenase, whose translation MSTLKEELLLKLENKTAKLGVVGLGYVGLPLAVEKAKAGYEVIGFDVQDSKVKSVNEGHNYIGDILDEDLKDLVEAGKLKATTDFSFVSEVDAVAIAVPTPLDKFKQPDVSYVENSTRSIAKYIHRGMLVVLESTTYPGTTEEIVKPILEESGLKCGEDFFLAFSPERVDPGNKQFKTKNTPKVVGGITEDCTEVAAALYSNVLEGDIHKVSSPAVAEMEKILENTFRHINIGLVNEMAILCKKMGIDIWEVIEAAKTKPYGFMAFYPGPGLGGHCIPLDPFYLTYKAREFDYHTRLIETAGEINDFMPEFVVDNCMKLLNGDKKSLNGAKVLLMGVAYKKDIDDMRESPALKVIEHLEKNGADVMYNDPYVPNFKHGGKEYTSVEWEKAIDEADIVVITTDHTDYNYEEIVKRAKIFYDTRNASSAVKNNREKIHKL comes from the coding sequence ATGTCAACATTAAAAGAAGAGCTTTTATTAAAACTAGAGAATAAAACTGCAAAATTAGGTGTAGTAGGTCTTGGATATGTAGGACTACCTTTAGCGGTAGAAAAAGCAAAAGCAGGATATGAAGTAATAGGCTTTGATGTACAAGATTCAAAAGTAAAATCAGTTAATGAAGGACATAACTATATAGGAGATATATTAGATGAGGATTTAAAAGACTTAGTTGAAGCAGGAAAATTAAAAGCAACTACAGATTTCTCATTTGTATCAGAAGTAGATGCAGTTGCAATAGCTGTTCCAACACCTCTTGATAAATTTAAACAACCAGATGTATCATATGTAGAAAATTCTACAAGAAGTATAGCAAAGTATATACATAGAGGAATGCTTGTTGTACTTGAAAGTACAACTTATCCTGGAACAACAGAAGAAATAGTAAAACCTATTTTGGAAGAATCAGGATTAAAATGTGGAGAAGATTTCTTCTTAGCATTCTCACCAGAAAGAGTTGACCCAGGTAATAAGCAATTCAAAACAAAAAATACTCCAAAAGTAGTAGGTGGAATAACTGAAGATTGTACAGAAGTTGCTGCTGCATTATACAGTAATGTATTAGAAGGAGATATCCATAAAGTTTCATCACCAGCAGTTGCTGAAATGGAAAAGATACTTGAAAATACTTTCAGACACATAAATATAGGGCTTGTAAATGAAATGGCTATATTATGCAAAAAAATGGGAATAGATATATGGGAAGTAATAGAAGCTGCAAAAACAAAACCTTATGGATTTATGGCATTTTACCCAGGTCCAGGTCTTGGTGGACATTGTATTCCACTAGATCCATTCTATTTAACATATAAAGCAAGAGAATTTGATTACCATACAAGGCTTATAGAAACAGCTGGAGAAATCAATGATTTCATGCCAGAATTTGTAGTAGACAATTGTATGAAACTTTTAAATGGTGATAAAAAATCATTAAATGGAGCAAAAGTTCTATTAATGGGTGTTGCTTACAAGAAGGATATTGATGATATGAGAGAATCTCCAGCGTTAAAAGTAATAGAGCACTTAGAGAAAAATGGAGCAGATGTAATGTATAATGATCCATATGTTCCAAACTTTAAACATGGTGGAAAAGAATATACATCAGTAGAATGGGAAAAAGCTATTGATGAAGCTGATATAGTTGTAATAACAACAGATCATACTGATTATAACTATGAAGAAATAGTTAAGAGAGCTAAGATATTCTATGATACAAGAAATGCTTCAAGTGCTGTTAAAAACAACAGAGAAAAAATACACAAACTATAG
- a CDS encoding N-acetyltransferase has protein sequence MNYISESAKVGNNVKIGHFAVIEDNVVIGDNCIIGNNVVIHEGSLIGNNIRIDDNTVIGKTPMRSVNSIFKDDKKYEPCKIADECLIGAGVIIYCGCKIGEKTLIADLAVIREDVTIGNRTIIGKGATIENFCKVGSNCKIQTNVYLTAYSEVEDYVFMAPCVVTSNDNYAARSKERFNHFKGVTIKKGGRIGAGAVVLPGKVINEDGFAAAGSVVTKDVENATIVAGSPAKKFKNVPEDQLLKNQ, from the coding sequence ATGAACTATATTTCTGAAAGCGCTAAAGTAGGTAACAATGTAAAAATAGGACACTTTGCAGTTATAGAAGACAATGTTGTTATCGGAGATAATTGTATTATAGGAAATAATGTAGTAATTCATGAAGGTTCATTGATTGGAAATAATATAAGAATAGATGATAATACTGTAATTGGTAAAACTCCTATGAGATCAGTTAATAGTATATTTAAAGACGATAAAAAATACGAACCATGTAAAATTGCTGATGAGTGTTTAATAGGCGCCGGAGTTATAATTTATTGTGGATGTAAAATAGGAGAAAAAACTCTTATAGCAGATTTAGCAGTAATAAGAGAAGATGTAACCATCGGTAACAGAACAATAATAGGAAAAGGAGCTACTATTGAAAACTTCTGCAAGGTAGGATCAAACTGTAAAATACAAACTAATGTATATTTAACAGCTTATTCTGAAGTTGAAGATTATGTTTTTATGGCTCCATGTGTTGTAACATCTAATGATAATTATGCAGCTCGTTCAAAAGAAAGATTTAACCATTTTAAAGGAGTTACTATTAAAAAAGGTGGAAGAATAGGAGCAGGAGCGGTAGTATTACCAGGAAAAGTTATAAACGAAGATGGATTTGCAGCAGCAGGTAGTGTTGTTACAAAGGATGTAGAAAATGCTACTATAGTTGCAGGAAGTCCAGCTAAAAAGTTTAAGAATGTTCCAGAAGATCAGCTTCTAAAAAATCAGTAA